In the genome of Streptomyces sp. NBC_00433, the window GGTCCGCCCCGGGCGGAATGACGGAGGACGACAGCCGAACGAGGCAGCCGGAACGAGACAGGGAGGAAGTCGATGAGGCGCATCCTGGCGGACGAGCAGCTCTCCACCGGCGGCCGGGCGGTCCCGAGCGCGTCGAGCGGTACTCCACCGTCACAGCGTCCCGCCGAGCCCCTGGACCCCGCGGCGGTGGACGAGGATGTCGCGGCGGCCGTCGGGAGAGTGCTCAGCCAGGAGCTGCGCGAGCGGGTGGCCGCCGCCGCGGCGATCGACGCGGTCTTCGCGCGGGACGTCGCCGAGCGGGTCGCCCGGTTCACCCTGGACGGCGGCAAGCGCACGCGGTCGCAGTTCCTGTGGTGGGGACTGCGAGCGTGCGGCGGCGGGTCACCCGAGGAGACGCACGCGGCGCTGCGGGTCGCCGCCGCCGTGGAACTCCTCCAGACCTGCGCGCTGGTGCACGATGACGTGATGGACGGCTCCGCCGTTCGGCGCGGACGGCCCGCCGTACACCGGGACATGGACGGACAGTACGGGTTCCCGCGTGGCTCCGGTGCCGCGGAGCCGTTCGGCAGAGCCGCCGCGATCCTGGTCGGTGACCTCGCGCTGGCCTGGGCCGACGACACGGTCGCCGACACCGCGCTACCGGCGGGGGCGCGGTGTAGGGCACGGGGCCTGTGGCGATCCATGCGCACCGAGATGGTGGCCGGCCAGTATCTGGACCTGCACGGGCAGGCCACCGGTTCATGGTCGGCCGCGCGCGCGGTCCGCACGGCCTGCCTGAAGAGCGCCCTGTATTCCGTCGAGCGCCCGCTGGGCCTCGGGGCGGCCCTGGCCGGGGCAGACGAGGCGACCACGCAGGCGCTGTGCGCCGCGGGCCGGCAGGCTGGCATCGCCTTCCAGCTGCGCGACGACCTGCACGGGGCCTTCGGCGACCCCGCGTGCACGGGCAAGCCGTCCGGCGAGGACATCAGGGACGGGAAACCCAACTACCTCCTCGCGGTGGCCCGCGGCCGCGCCGAGGCCGCGGGCGACCAGCGCGCCACGGCTTTCCTGGACGCCGCCCTCGGCGACCCGCGACTGTCGGAGAGCGACCTTGCGCGGGTACGGGATCTGCTCGTCGCGACCGGAGCGCGGGCCGCCGTCGAGCACCGGATCGGGGAACTTGCCGACGACAGCGCCCGACATCTGGCGAGCGCGGCCCGCCTCGTCCCCGCCGCCCGCACCCACCTGCTCGGCCTCTTCCGACGCGCCGCGGGCGTCCGCCGGGACGCCCCCTGCTCGCACAGCTGCCGTGGCCATGCGGCAGGCGGCGGACCGACCGTGACGGATCTGCTGGAAGCCACCGCCGGAAGAGGAGGAGAACCCCGATGAGGACTGTTCCCGGGCGTACGGATCACGTCGTGGTGGTCGGAGCCGGCCTGTCGGGGCTTTCCGCCGCGCTGCATCTGCTGGGCGCCGGACGGCGGGTGACGGTCGTCGAGCGCGCCGCCCTGCCGGGCGGCCGAGCAGGCCGGATCGTACGCGGCGGCTACCGGATCGACACCGGGCCGACCGTGCTCACCATGCCGGACCTGGTGGCGGAGGCGTTCGCCGCGGTCGGCGAGACCATGGCCGACCGCCTCGACCTCGTCCCGCTGCACCCTGCCTACCGGGCGCGGTTCGCCGACGGCAGCAGCCTCGACGTACACACAGGCGCCGAGGCGATGGAAGCGGCGATCGAGCGCTTCTCGGGCCCGGCCGACGCGGCGGGTTACCGGCGGCTGCGCGCCTGGCTCACCGACCTCTACGCGGTCCAGATGCGACGCTTCATCGACGCGAACTTCGACTCGCCGCTGCAGCTCGCGCACCCGGACCTGGCCCGGCTGGCGGCCCTCGGCGGTTTCCGCCAGCTCGACTCGCGCATCGGCGATTTCATCTCCGACGAGCGGCTGCGCCGGGTCTTCACCTTCCAAGCGCTCTACGCCGGGGTGCCGCCGGCCCGCGCGCTCGCCGCCTACGCGGTGATCGCGTACATGGACACCGTCGCGGGCGTCTACTTCCCCCGCGGTGGTATGCACGCCCTGCCGCAGGCCATGGCCGACGCGGCTGCCGACGCCGGAGCCGACCTCCGCTACGGCTATGACGTCAACCGGCTGGAGCGGTCCGGAGACCGGGTCACGGCAGTCGTCACCGACCGGGGCCGTATCCCCTGCGACGCGGTGGTGCTCACCGCCGACCTGTCCGCCGCGTACCAGCTGCTCGGCCGCGCCCCGCGCCGCGTGGTCCCGCTGCGGCACTCGCCCTCCGCGGTGATCCTGCACGCGGGCACCGACCGCACCTGGCCGGAACTGGCCCACCACACCCTCTCCTTCGGCTCCGCCTGGACGACCACTTTCCGCGAGCTGACCCGCACCGGAGACCTGATGTCCGACCCTTCCCTGCTGATCACCCGGCCGACCGCCACGGACCCGGGGCTGGCCCCGCCCGGCAAGCACCTGCACTACGTGCTCGCCCCGTGCCCGAACACCGACATCGGGCCGGGCGCCCGCTCGTGGCAGGACCTGGGGCCGCGCTACCGCGACCTGCTGCTCACCGAGCTAAGCCGGCGCGGGCTGGCCGGTCTCGGGGACGCCATCGAGGAGGAGTCGCTGGTGACGCCGGCCGAGTGGACGGCGGACGGCTACGCGGCGGGCACACCGTTCTCGGCGGCGCACACTTTCCCGCAGACCGGGCCGTTCCGCCCGCGCAACCTGGTGCGCGGCACCGAGAACGCGGTACTGGCCGGCTGCGGGACCACGCCGGGCGTCGGAGTGCCGACGGTGCTCATCTCCGGCAAGCTCGCCGCGGCCCGCATCACCGGGCCGCGCCCGGACCGCCGGGCGACCGCGTCCCGCACCGGCCTGTCGTCGAAAGGGGCCCCGGCGTGACCGCCCGCGAACTCGACGCGGCCGGTATCACCGGGCCGGAGCTGCGCGCCGCGTACGCCCACTGCCGCCGGCTCAACTCCCGGCACGGCAAAACGTACTTCCTCGCCACCCGGCTGCTGCCGGTCGAGCGGCGCCCGGCGGTGCACGCTCTGTACGGCTTCGCCCGCTGGGCCGACGACATCGTCGACAGTCTCGACCCTT includes:
- a CDS encoding polyprenyl synthetase family protein, translated to MRRILADEQLSTGGRAVPSASSGTPPSQRPAEPLDPAAVDEDVAAAVGRVLSQELRERVAAAAAIDAVFARDVAERVARFTLDGGKRTRSQFLWWGLRACGGGSPEETHAALRVAAAVELLQTCALVHDDVMDGSAVRRGRPAVHRDMDGQYGFPRGSGAAEPFGRAAAILVGDLALAWADDTVADTALPAGARCRARGLWRSMRTEMVAGQYLDLHGQATGSWSAARAVRTACLKSALYSVERPLGLGAALAGADEATTQALCAAGRQAGIAFQLRDDLHGAFGDPACTGKPSGEDIRDGKPNYLLAVARGRAEAAGDQRATAFLDAALGDPRLSESDLARVRDLLVATGARAAVEHRIGELADDSARHLASAARLVPAARTHLLGLFRRAAGVRRDAPCSHSCRGHAAGGGPTVTDLLEATAGRGGEPR
- a CDS encoding phytoene desaturase; this encodes MRTVPGRTDHVVVVGAGLSGLSAALHLLGAGRRVTVVERAALPGGRAGRIVRGGYRIDTGPTVLTMPDLVAEAFAAVGETMADRLDLVPLHPAYRARFADGSSLDVHTGAEAMEAAIERFSGPADAAGYRRLRAWLTDLYAVQMRRFIDANFDSPLQLAHPDLARLAALGGFRQLDSRIGDFISDERLRRVFTFQALYAGVPPARALAAYAVIAYMDTVAGVYFPRGGMHALPQAMADAAADAGADLRYGYDVNRLERSGDRVTAVVTDRGRIPCDAVVLTADLSAAYQLLGRAPRRVVPLRHSPSAVILHAGTDRTWPELAHHTLSFGSAWTTTFRELTRTGDLMSDPSLLITRPTATDPGLAPPGKHLHYVLAPCPNTDIGPGARSWQDLGPRYRDLLLTELSRRGLAGLGDAIEEESLVTPAEWTADGYAAGTPFSAAHTFPQTGPFRPRNLVRGTENAVLAGCGTTPGVGVPTVLISGKLAAARITGPRPDRRATASRTGLSSKGAPA